The genomic window CGATAGGTCGCGTTGCGGCAGGCGCAATCGCGAAGAAGATACTCGCGCGCGAATTTGGAGTCGAAATCGTCGGGTATGTCAAGCAGGTCTGGAAGCTGCACGCCGATGTTGACTCGTCCACGGTAACGCTGGAAGATGTAGAATCGAACATCGCGCGCTGCCCGGACCAGGACATGGCGGTGCAAATGATTGAGCGCATCAAGCAAGCGCGCAAAGACGGCGATTCGCTGGGCGGCGTCGTGGAATGCGTTGCGCGCGGTGTGCCCGTTGGCTTGGGCGAGCCGGTCTTTGACAAGCTCGAAGCGGACCTCGCCAAGTCGGTGCTGTCTATGCCCGCATGCAAGGGCTTTGAGGTAGGCTCCGGATTCGGTGGTACGACGCTTACCGGCTCGCAGCACAACGATCCGTTTTATAACGATAGTGGTCGCATCCGCACACGCACGAACAATTCGGGTGGCATACAGGGCGGCATTAGCAACGGCGAGGACATCGTGATTCGCGCCGCATTTAAGCCCACTGCGACCATAATGCGCGAGCAAGACACCGTCGATGTGGACGGCAATGAAGTTACACTTCAAGGCAGGGGCAGACATGATCCGTGCGTTCTGCCGCGCGCCGTGCCAATCGTGGAGTCCATGATGGCGCTAGTCCTCGCCGACCATGCCTTACGCCAGCGTGGGCAGCGGGGCAGTGTATAGGAGCTGCGAGAAATAGGGGGATTGTCAGGCCTTCACCGTTTCCGGGGATGGATCCAAATTTGGAGAAGACCTCTATATGGCCTGATGTTCAGAACGGGCTAATCGTAGCGATCAGAGACGACTTAGCGGCGAAAGTCCGTCCGCGCTATTATGTCAGGATAGAGCAGCGCGTATATCTCAGCGAACCTGACGAAAAGAGTTCGTTCAGGATGCCGTATGTGTCTGTACTGGGTGCGTCCGGCAATGGCGACGCTTCTGACCATTCGCCGTTAATCGTAGCTGAAGATGCCGGAGATAGCGCTGTCGCTGTAAGATTTCCGCTGCCGGAAGAGGTACGCGAAGGCTACTTGGAGGTGCGTGAGGTTGGAAGCGATTATCTGACAACTGCCATAGAGGTTCTGTCGTCGAGCAACAAGCATCCGGGGATATATGACAGCGCAGGCTATGACCTGGCACTGAACTACGCCGCCGATGCCGAACCGGCGCTGTCGGATGCGGAAGCGGACTGGGCGGACGAGTTGCTCAGGGATAAGGCGTTATGATAAACGATAAAGGGGCGTATTTGGGTACGCCCCTTCGTATTTTGCTTGAATCGCAAAATCCGCTACACGACTGGCGATGTGCCGCCGTCGATGTTGACCGCTACGCCTGTGATGTAGGCGGCGCGGTCGGACACCAGGAAAGTCACGAGGTCGCCCGCCTCTCGCGCTTCGCCAACGCGCCCGATTGGGACGCGCTTGCCCATATCTTCGTAGTACGCTTCAAGTGTGAGGTCGGAGTTTTCCTCGCGAGCGGATTCCCAGCGCCGTTCGTGCTGCCCTGCCTTGATAAGACCGATGCATACCGTGTTCACGAGGATGTTGTCGCCGGCGTAGTCCTTTGACATTTCCTTCGTGAGCGCGATGCCCGCCGCGCGGCTGACCGATGTCGGCACCGACCCTGCCGTCGGCGCCTTGCCGCCGGGCGTCGTGATATTCACGATGCGACCGCCGCCCTGCGCCTTCATCAGCGGAATCGCCTTGTTGGAGCAGCGGATTGCGCCGAAGAGCTTTAGCTCAAGGTCATATCGCCATACTTCGTCGGAGACATTCTCGAACAGGTTCGCCGCAGATGTGCCGGCGTTGTTCACCAGAATATCCAGCCTGCCGTACTTTTCCACGATGGCGTTGAACAGGTTGTCCACATCCTCGTCACTGGT from Chloroflexota bacterium includes these protein-coding regions:
- a CDS encoding SDR family oxidoreductase, which produces MDMGLNGKVALVTGGSDGIGKGTATSLCAEGASVVICARRQEVLDAAAEEIRAATGGEVTPIRADVTSDEDVDNLFNAIVEKYGRLDILVNNAGTSAANLFENVSDEVWRYDLELKLFGAIRCSNKAIPLMKAQGGGRIVNITTPGGKAPTAGSVPTSVSRAAGIALTKEMSKDYAGDNILVNTVCIGLIKAGQHERRWESAREENSDLTLEAYYEDMGKRVPIGRVGEAREAGDLVTFLVSDRAAYITGVAVNIDGGTSPVV
- a CDS encoding DUF4058 family protein; the encoded protein is MDPNLEKTSIWPDVQNGLIVAIRDDLAAKVRPRYYVRIEQRVYLSEPDEKSSFRMPYVSVLGASGNGDASDHSPLIVAEDAGDSAVAVRFPLPEEVREGYLEVREVGSDYLTTAIEVLSSSNKHPGIYDSAGYDLALNYAADAEPALSDAEADWADELLRDKAL
- the aroC gene encoding chorismate synthase codes for the protein MANTLGHLFRITTWGESHGDAIGVTVDGCPPRLPLEVEEIQKELDRRRPGQSEISTQRKEGDRAEILSGVFEGETLGTPILIGVWNGDARSKDYDHMRRVYRPSHADYSYDAKYGIRNWKGGGRASARETIGRVAAGAIAKKILAREFGVEIVGYVKQVWKLHADVDSSTVTLEDVESNIARCPDQDMAVQMIERIKQARKDGDSLGGVVECVARGVPVGLGEPVFDKLEADLAKSVLSMPACKGFEVGSGFGGTTLTGSQHNDPFYNDSGRIRTRTNNSGGIQGGISNGEDIVIRAAFKPTATIMREQDTVDVDGNEVTLQGRGRHDPCVLPRAVPIVESMMALVLADHALRQRGQRGSV